One Azotobacter salinestris DNA window includes the following coding sequences:
- a CDS encoding TonB-dependent receptor produces MKEITHHIGAAPSGRQHFANYRDPLVLAVLLSCLGGPAWAEPDAAATETTASSADSEQTLQAITVTATRREASLQEIPVAVSVIDGEQLERDNRNSVASIVQQVPTLNFRTGASNKDTSLFIRGVGTISTSPGIEPTVATVIDGVVFGRPGQSTLDLVDLERIEVLRGPQGTLFGKNASAGVLNIVSRAAPEHLQGYVDYSHFGNGNENRVRFGVGGRLTDSLKGSLSGLLGKYDGNVENAANNDDVNGYDRTGLRGKLEFEPSENFKFILIGDYSRSDDDIPNGVVVSTSNAAFANSLKPVSPSRHNQDIASDYKSRVEDTNAGISGQAEWQLGEFTLTSITAWRRWDNTQLQDGDRLAALPLTASHDKGEVDYDQYSQEFRLTSPKGGFLEYVLGVYYMHGRTEETYQRLSVNDGVANQGRADYDVTSDSFALFGENTFNFTENFRGIFGLRWTQDDLEYTHRRVSTSPVAVTGIQPSTASSGSVDEDEWSGRIGVQYDFTDHLMGYATYSRGYKGPAYNVFFNMQPRDTESLKPETSDAYEIGLKATALNNRLTANLAVFHTDYDNYQANFYDTVAGQVVTRLVNAGSVYTRGVELDYSFQATHQFRLSGALAYTEARIDSFQCPPGAAANCDVDGKPLPFTPDWKSYVRADYTIPLSNGLDIELSSDFSWQDEVQFTLDQNPDTKQGAYGIWNASVALADYNDGWRVAFLGKNLNDKSYAQSMASGGNYIYRFVPRDDERYFGVQLRKEL; encoded by the coding sequence ATGAAAGAAATTACTCATCACATCGGCGCCGCACCCAGCGGCAGACAGCACTTTGCAAATTATCGCGACCCTCTGGTATTGGCAGTCCTGCTGTCCTGCCTGGGAGGCCCCGCTTGGGCGGAGCCGGACGCAGCGGCAACCGAAACCACAGCATCGAGCGCCGACAGCGAGCAGACTCTCCAGGCCATCACCGTTACGGCCACCCGCCGCGAGGCCTCCCTACAGGAGATTCCCGTAGCTGTTTCGGTGATCGACGGGGAGCAGTTGGAGCGCGACAACCGCAACAGTGTCGCCAGTATCGTCCAACAGGTGCCGACACTGAATTTCCGCACTGGCGCCTCGAACAAGGACACTTCGCTGTTCATCCGCGGTGTGGGCACTATCTCTACTTCGCCGGGCATCGAGCCGACTGTGGCCACCGTGATCGACGGCGTGGTGTTCGGCCGGCCCGGCCAGTCGACCCTGGATTTGGTCGACCTGGAACGCATCGAGGTGCTGCGCGGACCGCAGGGTACCTTGTTCGGCAAGAACGCCTCGGCCGGCGTGCTCAATATCGTCTCCCGGGCAGCACCGGAACACCTCCAGGGCTACGTCGACTACTCGCACTTCGGCAACGGCAACGAGAACCGCGTGCGCTTCGGCGTCGGCGGCCGTTTGACCGACAGCCTCAAGGGCTCGCTGAGCGGCTTGCTCGGCAAATACGACGGCAACGTGGAGAACGCTGCCAATAACGATGACGTCAATGGCTACGACCGCACGGGCCTGCGCGGCAAACTGGAATTCGAGCCAAGCGAAAACTTCAAGTTCATCCTGATCGGCGACTACTCGCGCAGCGACGACGACATCCCCAATGGGGTGGTCGTCTCGACCAGCAACGCCGCCTTCGCCAACTCGCTCAAGCCGGTATCGCCGAGCCGACACAACCAAGACATCGCCAGCGACTACAAAAGCCGCGTCGAGGACACCAACGCCGGCATCTCCGGACAGGCCGAATGGCAGCTAGGCGAGTTCACCCTGACCTCCATCACGGCCTGGCGCCGCTGGGACAATACCCAGCTCCAGGACGGAGACCGCCTCGCGGCCCTGCCGCTGACCGCCTCCCACGACAAGGGCGAAGTGGACTACGACCAATACTCCCAGGAGTTTCGCCTGACCTCACCGAAGGGCGGATTTCTCGAATACGTGCTGGGCGTCTACTACATGCATGGCCGCACCGAAGAGACCTACCAGCGTCTGTCGGTGAACGACGGAGTGGCCAATCAGGGCCGTGCCGACTACGACGTGACCAGCGACAGCTTCGCCCTGTTCGGCGAGAACACCTTCAATTTCACCGAGAATTTCCGGGGCATCTTCGGCCTGCGCTGGACCCAGGACGACTTGGAGTACACCCACCGCCGAGTCTCCACCTCGCCTGTCGCGGTCACCGGCATCCAGCCCTCGACCGCCAGCTCTGGCTCGGTGGACGAAGACGAGTGGAGCGGGCGCATCGGCGTGCAGTACGACTTCACCGACCACCTGATGGGCTACGCAACCTACTCGCGAGGCTACAAGGGGCCGGCCTACAACGTGTTCTTCAACATGCAGCCGCGCGACACCGAATCCCTCAAGCCGGAAACCTCCGATGCCTACGAAATCGGCCTGAAGGCCACGGCACTGAATAACCGCCTGACCGCCAACCTGGCGGTCTTCCATACCGATTACGATAACTACCAGGCGAACTTCTATGACACCGTAGCTGGCCAGGTGGTGACTCGTCTGGTCAATGCCGGCAGCGTCTATACCCGCGGTGTCGAGTTGGACTACAGCTTCCAGGCCACCCACCAGTTCCGGCTGTCCGGCGCCCTGGCCTATACGGAAGCACGCATCGACAGCTTCCAGTGCCCGCCGGGCGCAGCCGCCAATTGCGACGTGGACGGCAAGCCGCTGCCCTTCACGCCGGACTGGAAGAGCTATGTGCGCGCCGACTACACGATCCCGCTGAGCAACGGGCTGGACATCGAGCTGAGCAGCGACTTCAGCTGGCAGGACGAGGTGCAGTTCACCCTCGACCAGAACCCGGACACCAAGCAGGGCGCCTATGGCATCTGGAACGCCAGCGTTGCCCTGGCCGATTACAACGACGGCTGGCGCGTGGCCTTTCTAGGCAAGAACCTGAACGACAAGTCCTACGCCCAGTCGATGGCCTCCGGCGGCAACTACATCTACCGCTTCGTGCCACGCGACGACGAGCGCTACTTCGGCGTGCAGTTGCGCAAAGAGCTTTGA